A region of the Paracoccaceae bacterium genome:
CGACACACCAATGGCCGTGGGGCTGGACGATCTGGAGGTGCGGCTGCCCGACCCCGATCAGGTGATGGCCTTCCTCACGCAGATGGAATTCCGCACCCTGACCCGCCGCGTCGCGGAACGGCTGAAGATCGCGCCGCCGCCGGTGGCCGAGGGCGCCGCCCCGATCGAGCAGGCGGCGGCGGACAAGGGCCATGGCGCGGGCGACGTGCCCTTCGACCACGCCGCCTACGAGGCGGTGACGACGGCGCAGGCCCTGGACCGCTGGATCGACACGATCCGGGCACGCGGCTGGGTCGCGGTGGATACCGAGACCACGAGCCTTGACGAGATGCGCGCCGAACTCGTCGGCATCTCGCTGGCGGTGGAACCGGGACGCGCTGCCTATGTCCCGCTCGGGCATGTCGAGGGCGGCGGCGACCTGTTCGGCGGCCGGGGACTGGCGGCGGGGCAGTTGCCGCTGGACGAGGTTCTGGCCACGCTGAAGCCGGTGCTGGAGGATGACTCGATCCTGAAGATCGGCCAGAACATGAAATACGACTGGAAGATCTTTGCCCGCCACGGCATCCGCATCACGCCGGTCGAGGACACCATGCTGATGTCCTATGCCATGCATGCCGGGCGGCACGGCCACGGGATGGACACGCTGTCGGAAACCTACCTTGGCCATGTTCCCATTCCGATCAAGTCCTTGCTGGGCACCGGCAAGGCGCAGGTCACGTTCGACCGCGTGCCGGTGGCCGAGGCGGTGAAATACGCGGCCGAGGATGCCGACGTGACGCTGCGGCTGTGGCGGACGTTCCGGCCGCAACTGCACCGCGCGCGGGTCACGACCGTCTACGAGACGCTGGAGCGTCCGCTGGTCGCGGTGCTGGCCGGGATGGAGATGGCAGGCATCCGGGTGGACCGCGCCACACTGTCGCGCATGTCGGGCGCCTTTGCGCAGAAGATGGCGGCGCTTGAGGACGAGATCCAGGACCTTGCGGGCCGCCCCTTCAACGTGGGCAGCCCCAAGCAGCTGGGCGAGATCCTGTTCGACGAGATGGGTCTGCCGGGGGGCGAGAAGGGCAAGACCGGCGCCTATGCGACTGGCGCCGATGTGCTGGAAGACATCACCACGCTGGAAGATACGCATCCGCAGGGCGCGCGGCTGGCGGCGCGGGTCCTTGACTGGCGGCAACTGTCCAAGCTGAAGTCGACCTACACCGACGCGCTGCAGGACCACATCAACCCCGATACCGGACGGGTCCACACCTCGTATTCGATCGCGGGCGCCAACACCGGGCGGCTGGCCAGCACAGACCCCAACCTGCAGAACATCCCGGTCCGCACCGAAGAGGGTCGCCGCATTCGCGAGGCGTTCGTAGCGCCGGAAGGCAGGGTACTGGTATCGCTGGACTATTCGCAGATCGAACTGCGCATC
Encoded here:
- the polA gene encoding DNA polymerase I; protein product: MTFGKGHHLHLIDGSAYIFRAYHALPPLTRKSDGLPVGAVAGFCNILWNELTRNGSGDAPTHIAVVFDHSSRTFRNELYPKYKANRPEPPEDLRPQFPLTREATRAFNVACLEEPNYEADDIIATLARLATEAGGRCTIISSDKDLMQLVGGGVIMRDPMKDRVIDRDEVFEKFGVPPERVVDVQALSGDSVDNVPGAPGIGLKTAALLIQEYGDLETLLSRAGEIRQPKRREALLENAELIRISKELVTLKRDTPMAVGLDDLEVRLPDPDQVMAFLTQMEFRTLTRRVAERLKIAPPPVAEGAAPIEQAAADKGHGAGDVPFDHAAYEAVTTAQALDRWIDTIRARGWVAVDTETTSLDEMRAELVGISLAVEPGRAAYVPLGHVEGGGDLFGGRGLAAGQLPLDEVLATLKPVLEDDSILKIGQNMKYDWKIFARHGIRITPVEDTMLMSYAMHAGRHGHGMDTLSETYLGHVPIPIKSLLGTGKAQVTFDRVPVAEAVKYAAEDADVTLRLWRTFRPQLHRARVTTVYETLERPLVAVLAGMEMAGIRVDRATLSRMSGAFAQKMAALEDEIQDLAGRPFNVGSPKQLGEILFDEMGLPGGEKGKTGAYATGADVLEDITTLEDTHPQGARLAARVLDWRQLSKLKSTYTDALQDHINPDTGRVHTSYSIAGANTGRLASTDPNLQNIPVRTEEGRRIREAFVAPEGRVLVSLDYSQIELRILAEMADIPALRQAFRDGIDIHAMTASEMFGVPLAEMTPEVRRRAKAINFGVIYGISGFGLARNLRIPRADAQGFIDRYFERFPGIRDYMDSTVSFAKSNGYVQTLFGRKIHTPEINAKGPGAGFARRAAINAPIQGTAADVIRRAMIRMPAAIAGIDATMLLQVHDELLFEVASGDADRLTAVARGVMEGAADPAVKLSVPLVVDAGRGANWAEAH